AACACCATGTGTTTACACAGAACGAGAGAaaaagagagtgtgtgtgtgtgggtttgggtgtgtgtgcatgtgtgacaCATTATAAGGATAATTTTCCTTACAGATTCTCCTCATATGGctgcgatggactggtgacctgtccagggtgttctccgcctctcgcccattgaccgctggagataggcaccagcaccccttgTGACTCCACAAGGGATGAGCAtgtaagataatggatggatggacagacggatggagGGATTCTCTTTATGGGTCCCAATGCTCGGGCTCTGTAAGACAAGGTCCTGTTTTTGAGTTAGAGATTCAGTTGAGGATTGAGATGTGAACTAACCTTAGCTTAATGTACTGGTAGTTGTCCGGTTTAAGGTAAGGCAGCAGAAATACGTGAAAATTGAATGGCGGTAAATGCAAAGTCCCTGGGAAGATAAAAAGAcgtgtatatatgtgtgtcgGTGTGGATGTACTGGTATATACTATCCTAcgatcctcttttttttttttttttttgcagtttctttcTGCACTACTAGTTAGATTTAGAGGAATGTTGTGAATTGAGTTTTAGATAGGGATAGGATTAGGAATAGGTTAGTGAGGTTAGGATTAGGGAAAATGTCTTGGTTAGGCATAAACCCAGTCCCTAAAATGAATGGATCTTCAAACAAAGTCCTCATTTTGTACTGAAGTACAATGGTGTGTGTTTTAGTGCTTGGTCTGCTCCTGGAGAGATACAGGGAGAGGGGTAAGTGACTCAGCACAATGATTCATTTGTAATTGGGAGCAGTGCTTTGagagcatgcacacacacgtaCGTAGATGCACATTCGTACACACACTGTCTTCTTTAGGATGGCTGACCTTGTCAGAGATGATGGGGCCCGCTGAGTGAGGCGGATCATTAGCAACTGCTACCTGCTATTACAGCAGAGAAGGAGAAACGCAGAGAAAGGGACAAAAGACAAGAGACATTGGCTGTGCTGAGATGTGAGTGCATGTCAGGATTGGACACATATGAGGCGACATCTGATAGCATCAGAGGAACAGTTGTAATACATCACcatattgtaataaaacatcTCATGATGATGTGATTATAAATCCCagcttgttatttttttcttacccaTAGCTGTTGTTATTATGGATGGGACATATttcttaaattataaatatgtcACTTCTGCAGAGTGTGCTTCACTGCTTTATAttccacgtttttttttttttttttttttgttaaagtggATACACTTGTTTTTTACACCAAGAGGCCTAGTGGGCCCGTCCTATAAGACAAACCTGACTTTGAAACAATGCAGTCAGATCAGTGCTGTTCTCCTGCCCACTGCTAAATCCCCTCTGCTAGCGTACTGCCAGACAGAGAGGCAGGATTTATCACTCAAGAGAACACATGTCCACTGctctaaaccaggggtcacTTACTTTAGACATCGGGATGCAGCTGCTCAGCCATGAAGTAAGCTCTATGATTTCATGGCTGAGCTGCTGTGGCTCCCaactgtttcagttttgttaaatTACTATGAGACATCAGTGGGATTTTGCATGGAGTGGAAATCCTATGAATGACTTGATTGCCCAGATATGGGAAGTAGTTTAAGACATTTAATGAAGtgtctttatatatatagacaCTTTGCTAAATAGAAGGCTGGCTCGGTGTAATAAAAAAGTTAAGAAGCATGTTTAGATGTAAAGAGTAAAATTTGCCTTGAATGTGCATGCTTTACGCACTTATTACTACGGACGGGTTACTAGATATGTACATGCTTCTAAAGGAAGGATAATGCATAATGATGCATAATGTGAAACTCTGATAATGCTGGACAAAGTTCATccagaagaagacagaaaaaagttgTCAGGCCTCATTTGAACCTCAGCTATTTTATCTGTGGCCTGTTGGCGTCACTCTTGCTCCTCCATCACTCTGAGCAGCGTCcccccatcacacacacacacgcacacacacacacgcacacacactccgtACAGGCACGCACACACTATCGCGCTTCAACCCCGGATGGATGACTTCACCGCTCTGCCTGGGTTTCCTTTATGATCCCGGGATCTCCCACATCCCTCGCCAGACATCAGCCAGCAGCACAACTGAAcgcagctctctctctctgacaccctctctctccctcctctttctctctctctctttttctctctctccccttaACGCACAAACACCTACTCTGGCTGCAGCTGCACCGCATACAGAGACCGCAACGCACCGGGTTCCACTCTCAGAGAAAAACCCTCCTGCAGGAGACAAGCGGCTGCAACTTGCGCGAAGAGGGATCTAAATTTCCCCGAGGAAGGAAgtctgctttgtgttgctccTTTCCGCCCCCCCCTCTTTTCTAAGCGGGTTAGCTCTTCTATACGTGCCACAATGTCCGAGGTGCTGCCATACAACGAGGGCAAAATGAGCGGCTACGGAGCGGACAGCGAGGTCAGCCAGATGTCCTTTAGCTGCGGACTGCAGGACACAAACGCCTTCTTCGCTGCGTCGCAGGCGAAAAGACCCCCAAAGCTGGGACAGATCGGCAGAGCCAAGCACGGTAAaggatacttttttttaatgacaagtTGGGGAAAGATGCAAAAGAGAGCGAGAGCGAAAATAACAAAGGTGTTGCGGCGTCTGGAATATTCCAGCCACCTTAATCAGTGCGCAAATACTTTCAGGTGACATTCTGTTTACATTCATAGACAGGAGATTATCTCCGTGCTGGCAGCGACACACCCTGTAGGCACTCTTTATTAAACAGTAAGGATAAAAGACTTTATCTTTGCCATTAAAGATGCGCCTTTATGTATTAGAATTTAATTTGGGCATTTCGTGCGCCATTAATAGATAAGGCGAAACGACGTACTGTGTCATTGTCATAGTTTTATATTGAATGCGAGCTGCtttgatcaaaatattttcatccattttttcccccctcccctTTTGTCCACAGTGGTCATCGAGGACGACCGAATAGACGAGGTCCTGAAGGGGATGACGGACAAGTCCTCACCTGGCGTTTAAAGCGTCTCCGATGGCCTTGCAGACTTTTTTAATTTCCGATCACCCGATTTGAAGCACTTGTCGGCTGTGCATGTTCGAGGATTGCAGGAGAGTgagtaagaagaagaagaagaagaagtaaacACGGGCAGCTCTGAACGACGATGGGGATTctgaaagaaggagaaaaaagaaggGGAAAGGACAAAGCTTTgagaggagggaaagaaaaaggaagaggtGAAGAAAGACTGGTGGACTCTAAgaggagggggagaaaaaaaaaataaagaccaaGATTTATTGTGGGATTGCTGGCAATTCTCCAAAAAGAATCCCGATTTTAACTACCGATGCGCAGCAGGATGTTGAGATGGCTGCTGCGCATCTCAACCTCTGCTGACTTAAAATAATGGATGAACTTGTCGTTTTCCTTCACGAtcatctctttctgttttcttttttctagaaatatatatatatataaatatataaaagcgctgtaaacaacaaaacactgcaaCTATAGAGGGCGAAGCTAAATCCCAGCCCTATTTCAATAAGTTGTACAGTAGGTGAAGCTATAAGCTCTTAAAACGCCCCGCCTCCCCCTTCCTTCCTCAGCCCTCTAGGCTTTGCTTTGTTGATCCAGTCAGCCACGGCGCATTTTAAGGGAGCTGTCCTTTCAGCACTGATCCAATGCATCCCCTGTTGCTGCTAATGCtttcacaagaagaagaagaaaacgaaCAGATGAACCAAACTTTATTAAAGGAGACTCATTATATGTATAAAGACATATTATCCGAGGATGGTGCAATGTTGATATCTTCTGTAGTTCACCCTCTTCCCCATCCCCCCCCCCTTCTTTCCCTGTTTGTTTCAGCGTataaacagcagagaaacagaCCACAGTGTTCATCTTGCATTATCCCCTTTGGTGGTGAATGGTGCAGGATGGCACCTCCATGTAGCTGATTTAAACCTGCACatatctcaatttttttttcttccgtttctcatcttctttgtttgttttgcaactCTTCAGATATCCACAGAGGCCTCCGCGGATGTGGAAATTCCAGGAAATAGTTTAAATATTGGTTATGTAACTGATGGGGAGTTATACAGTTTTGAAAATTTATGTTTGCAATTCTCTGTAGAGTTAGAaatctctccctccctccagcCTCCATCTATTTTGCATGAACTGTCCCATTCTGGTGCCAACGCAGGTACCGCCACTCGTAACCCTGGCACGCTTCTTTTTAACAACAACGACGACGACAGAAAagtcatatttgtatttttatatctaaatatttgttatttgaaTTATATGCTAGTCTCTCGTCTTACGGTTCATCAACAACAATATTTGTACTTCAGAGAGGGTTTGATTAATGTGACTGGGCCTCACACTGGCTAATCTCAGAGTTTAGTGGACCGGTCTCGTTCTATATCAAAGGTcaggcatttttttaaagacttacTGAATGTGTCTGGGTTTTTTGCACACATCAATGTTAAACTATTATTAAGAAATCGTATACTGTGAGTTCAGCTTCGTTGATgaatttgttagaaaaatatGGCAGTTTTAGAGTATATTGCACTGTTTACGATTATCCTCAAATAACGCGTTGTTATTTGATCAATTTTGAACATgacaagttatttttgtttgtttggtttgacttatttatttttattttgtaccaTACTTTTCAACAAATGGTTGGTTGTGCATGAAAccttaatattttcaaatattaaaaaaaaaacaacaacattgttttatgaagcaaaaaagcaacaaaaatgtcATGACATTCTAAGAATGAGTCATTGTATATTATGATGCCATTTTCACTGTATTTGGTGAATTAATAAATGgtgacagaaaatgttaatgCGATTCCTCGATGTGGCTTTTGTTCCGAGACATTCTGTGATGAACAATGAGCCAGCACTTTGGAGATCTGGACTTGTTCTGTGAGTGAAACTGAAAGGTCACATCATCTTGACCACATGAACCATGGCAGGCGGAGCTAATGCCCTCCAAGCAGAAAGAGCTAACATCACTGCAGGTTTGGGGCCTCTACATTCATTCTGGAATGATTAGCTGTGGTACCAACAACAGCAAAGACTGAGCCTTAATTAAAGAGATGGGATGAATCCGTGATCCAAGTGTTGAGCTGCTAAACGGCTCTGCGCTGGCCTACACAAGTGGATCCATTAAATCACAAATCCCTGGGGAGCCACAACTAGCCACATAATCACCGACAGGCATGTGCGTGCTCACTTCACACAACTGTCTCCTATACCCAAGATCCctaaatttatgatttaaacatTCTGTCATTTGTTACAGGGATACATTTGGTACGAATTAAATGGAAGACCAAACACAGGGGATGTCTTGACAAGTTTCCCTTTCATTTATTTGGATCAAGTCTGTCAAACATATCTGACGTGGCGGGAGTGGAATGGCTCACCAAAGAGTTTTAGTTTCTGGATAATATTGTTTGAGCCTGTACCAACCCATCTCTAGTTGTCTTGAGAAATGCTGTGAGATTCATTACCTTTCCATCATAAAAGGTTTGTGAATTTTACACAGACTTTGCAATCTGCCCTCATAACTCTGCCACCCTAGTAGAGCGCTTTTCTATTCACAATCCAAAATTGAAAAGAGACTACAGACCAGCTAATTAATTCTTCTCCTAAAGTGAGTCGGGAAGGAAGatcattaatcagagaaacacAAACGATAGGTAACTTTGGAGTAGATGCAAAGATCCACACCTCAGGTGTGAGAATTTATTGACAGACCACTTTTGCTGTGGCAGACAGTAATTgtctaacaaaacaaaaagatgtacAGTTTCCATGGTTTGCCTCCAACTATGCAGGGAACCCAGGAAGCAcatggaagaaggtgctctgggCAGATGATCTTTGGGTTATAGCAACTGATTAGTTGAAAAGTGGCACAGTGCACCATTCTGAAACTCCCATCCCcataactgaaatatttttatgcctCTTGGTGTgaggatgcttttcttcagcagggtcAGAGAATCTGGTCAGATACAAGCCAATACTGGAAGAAGGTTGACCAGGACTTGAAGCTGAATGGGAGGTTCGATTCAATAAAATCGTTTAGATCAGTGGCtaagtcaaagtctagacctaaattacaaaatctgtgacaagacttgaaaattgatgtgcACAAATGATTTCCAGCCAATCTCACTGAGCTTGAGTGACTGCAAAGAACTAACAAATGTTTGGATATGCAAGGCGTATGCATACACACCTGAAGAGTGTGACATGCACACTTTTCAAATGAcgtttttacttaaaaaacatgCAATCATTCCCTTCTACTTTGCAATTTTGCACCAACTTATgttattttgtcacataaaatccaaataaaacatttaaatttgtagGCGTAATGTGACAAACCGAGGTACTGTTGCCAGAGATAGCTGAtgggagtaaaaaaaataacaacgaACCTATTCTACAGTGTTTGATAGCAAAATCAAGCAGGAAATTAGGTCAGCTGGTAGCACCTCTCCCCCACCTGCAGCACACAAACATGACTGATAATCACTCAGAAGAAACGAGTTTCCCTGCAAACGCAGCAGAATGTTCCTGGAAACAGGCTGGTTAGATTACCCTTTATTGGTTTAAAACAGCGTCTACAGTACCAGGGCACATCTATAAACAGCTGCATGTACTGACAACAACACATGCACCGATATCTGTATGCTGTTCCCAACTACACTTTGAAGGACATAAACAAAGCATCACCAGTGCAACCCTTCCACATTCCCATCACCGCGATTATCGACTTCTCCGATAACACCAGCACTGCGCTGAATGGACAAATAGTGCTATTGATCATGTTGTTGTGGATGCTGTGGATGAACtgcttgtgtgcgtgtgtctgccTGGTGCCGTGAACAATTACACTTTAGCAGCAATGGGCAGCCGCCGCAGACCGGAACAGGACAGACATATTTGGACAGATATTGGATTGTCCTAACTCAGCCTCAGGCTGCTCTTCCTGTCATGTGAGCATTTGTTTACAATGACTTTTACTGCAATTCATAGTGGTTCACAAACATTTCTCGGACAGAGCAGTTGGTCTTCAGCCTTAAAGAGCCAACAAGATCCAGACACTGATTTTCCAAAAGGATACCAGGGCACAACGTTTAATCATCCAACAATCTGGCTTATgacattattaatattaacttaagatttaaatgtgaaattataGTACGCTTTTCAACAGtatacatgttttgtttaaagacaAACTAACCTGCATACTAGCAGCATTCATAACTAAAGTCTATTGTGATATCCTCAGCGAGACAGAATGTGTACAAATGTCAGATATTTGTTaaatcaaatgtctttttaaatttgacctttGTTGTCATGAGAACATTGGTCGCTGGGGCAGCAGCTGTTTGTTCGCTGATGTTCTCTAAGAAACTTTTGAGGCTTTCTTAGAACACAATAAATTTATACAGAGGTAAAATTCTACAAAGTGTGACTCTATGAACTAATTAGGAGACTTTAAAGAGGCTGGATTTTGTTTACAGTGGTAAATAAGGTTGAAATGTAG
This is a stretch of genomic DNA from Gambusia affinis linkage group LG12, SWU_Gaff_1.0, whole genome shotgun sequence. It encodes these proteins:
- the camk2n1a gene encoding calcium/calmodulin-dependent protein kinase II inhibitor 1a, coding for MSEVLPYNEGKMSGYGADSEVSQMSFSCGLQDTNAFFAASQAKRPPKLGQIGRAKHVVIEDDRIDEVLKGMTDKSSPGV